One window of the Zea mays cultivar B73 chromosome 3, Zm-B73-REFERENCE-NAM-5.0, whole genome shotgun sequence genome contains the following:
- the LOC103650544 gene encoding enolase 1 yields MAVTITWVKTRQIFISRGNPTVEVDVGLRDGSYARGAVPSGVSTVETKSCLSQGRISSPSLSNAWAHHQGIEEKTLSVQPPPTIILLSVPISCGLHHCNACHRYRYCSVLLVPVEHVL; encoded by the exons ATGGCGGTCACGATCACGTGGGTGAAGACGAGACAGATCTTCATCAGCCGCGGCAACCCCACCGTCGAG GTGGACGTGGGCCTCAGGGATGGCAGCTACGCGAGGGGGGCCGTACCCAGCGGCGTATCCACTG TTGAAACCAAGAGTTGTCTCTCCCAAGGACGCATTTCATCACCATCACTAAGCAACGCATGGGCACATCACCAGG GCATCGAAGAAAAAACTCTTTCTGTCCAACCTCCTCCGACGATCATCCTCCTGTCTGTTCCGATCTCGTGCGGGCTCCACCATTGTAATG CTTGCCACCGGTACAGGTATTGCTCCGTTCTGCTTGTTCCTGTGGAACATGTTCTTTAA